The following are from one region of the Lytechinus variegatus isolate NC3 chromosome 4, Lvar_3.0, whole genome shotgun sequence genome:
- the LOC121413170 gene encoding uncharacterized protein LOC121413170, whose amino-acid sequence MPVSLSVWRVRIGTFLRRFHHDPKKEADQSKENANANSQNPSSNGSSNDEKSKAVSTSCQQPPSSGDVELKTTKTESPSNISSNNIGVCSETLSTAAIPGCHTVNGSSFDIRSPDNIAQHGSLCADDRIRCSTGKEPIPVYDHSDTKAPEQAPEPCDLDELDMRYITINGVSPTSICDSTQISEPNQPDGPSESYSHAPSSQHDGKHEEKETSNSLPSGIHGQSSPSSKLDTSSKAEHTLCMREIAGFHGTPISTGSRSRSSSGDADEIQRNLFCSGVTNVLLLRSGDVEQNPGPNTNLGNLTEFELYLLADGMDPSDFRKVGLALGFTEAQLSRFKEDNIGNIMQAIYKMLCEWLKTVLQDEAREILSNKLKDLNLVQLADKLQKGQVGDHIPSLTEEEFERVIKEVKEYSALHHCQIQADPLNNSLLFQLDRIFTNLTLLEEDKGTTLKAPILYTDLLKTKVNGVLPKRLLVEGEGGVGKTTLCAKIVWDWIRGTGYQDFKLVLLVLLREVKDKTIGEIIMSYLPDDIKVTAMQLNKYVFSHQKDVLLVLDGFDELAGDLDSCYQIALIILNRLFKSGKVLITSRRWRSDEIRKISELRKLYAFIAVEGFSDENLSSYITKFFHPDTTSSEDLNRFISNNDVIRENMAPFPIYTAMLCIMWKDFDGERRKAMSKLQTFSQLIDEMVQFLVYHHLFKHGTSAGDIGRELDSKRREIVCHLCDIGCLALRGLHERRLVFTEQEFQRWPGTLKTGCKVGVLTKQIQTPSMKERHRSHFAVTYVQFPHKLFQEYLSGKYLASLHNLDRSEYDKLMMGIIGRAREFQELMYFTSAQQKEVGLDIVSRLIACTDSDVSTWLFGGNDDDFIVDVAYESQDQTVAKAVADHLSTSSSKAFKIGKLMQAHTVSGHIFIMNHRVVENLEIEKPCGRNASEDLAEFMCSSNTLRSVTITMPVNPADGHMHDVFYSMLALNATNTRVRRTMISSSYTCNK is encoded by the exons ATGCCTGTCTCTCTCAGTGTCTGGCGTGTCAGGATCGGCACCTTTCTGAGGAGGTTCCACCATGATCCGAAGAAAGAAGCTGATCAATCAAAGGAAAATGCCAATGCCAATAGCCAGAATCCATCTAGCAATGGCTCTTCAAATGATGAAAAGAGCAAAGCTGTCAGTACATCCTGTCAACAACCTCCGTCTTCTGGTGATGTAGAACTAAAAACCACCAAAACTGAATCTCCAAGTAACATCAGCAGTAACAACATTGGTGTGTGTTCGGAGACTCTGTCGACCGCGGCCATTCCTGGTTGTCATACCGTCAATGGATCTTCGTTTGACATCAGAAGCCCCGATAATATCGCTCAACATGGATCACTGTGTGCTGATGACCGCATCCGTTGTTCGACAGGAAAGGAACCTATTCCCGTCTATGATCATTCTGACACCAAGGCCCCAGAGCAGGCACCAGAGCCTTGTGACCTTGACGAGTTGGACATGAGATATATAACCATTAATGGCGTATCTCCTACTAGCATCTGCGATTCAACTCAAATAAGTGAACCAAACCAACCGGATGGTCCATCGGAGTCATACTCACATGCACCTAGTTCTCAACATGACGGCAAGCATGAAGAGAAAGAGACATCAAATTCATTACCGTCGGGAATACATGGCCAATCTTCACCTAGTTCTAAACTGGATACATCTAGCAAAGCTGAGCACACATTGTGTATGAGG GAGATCGCAGGGTTTCATGGAACTCCAATTTCTACAGGCAGTAGATCACGTTCATCCAGTGGAGACGCAGATGAAATACAAAGGAATTTGTTCTGTTCTGGTGTGACCAACGTGCTCCTACTGAGGTCTGGTGATGTGGAGCAAAACCCTGGTCCAAACACCAA cCTGGGTAATCTAACTGAGTTTGAACTCTATCTCCTTGCTGACGGTATGGATCCATCAGACTTCAGGAAGGTTGGACTAGCTTTAGGATTCACTGAGGCTCAACTAAGTCGATTCAAGGAAGACAACATTGGCAACATAATGCAAGCTATCTATAAGATGCTCTGTGAATGGCTGAAGACAGTACTACAAGATGAAGCGAGGGAGATACTATCCAACAAGTTAAAAGACCTCAATCTCGTACAGCTCGCCGACAAATTACAGAAAG GTCAGGTCGGAGATCACATACCATCACTGACAGAAGAAGAATTCGAACGGGTCATCAAAGAGGTCAAAGAATATTCTGCACTTCATCACTGTCAGATTCAAGCCGATCCACTGAACAACAGCCTTCTATTTCAATTAGACCGGATCTTCACCAACTTAACGTTGTTGGAAGAAGACAAAGGAACAACTCTAAAGGCACCAATACTCTACACAGACCTGCTCAAGACTAAAGTCAACGGAGTCCTTCCTAAACGTTTGTTGGTTGAAGGTGAAGGTGGTGTGGGGAAGACAACTCTCTGTGCAAAGATCGTTTGGGACTGGATTCGTGGAACAGGTTACCAAGATTTCAAACTTGTACTTCTCGTCCTCCTTCGTGAAGTAAAGGATAAGACCATTGGAGAGATCATAATGTCTTACCTGCCAGACGACATCAAGGTTACAGCCATGCAGCTAAACAAGTATGTCTTTTCCCATCAGAAAGACGTCCTTCTAGTTCTGGACGGTTTTGACGAGTTAGCTGGCGATCTTGATAGCTGTTACCAAATCGCCCTTATCATCCTGAATCGGCTATTCAAGTCAGGGAAAGTACTAATCACATCGAGACGATGGAGATCAGATGAGATACGGAAGATTTCAGAGCTTAGAAAGCTTTATGCTTTCATTGCCGTGGAAGGTTTCTCTGATGAAAATCTTTCCTCCTACATCACCAAGTTCTTCCATCCAGACACAACTTCATCTGAAGATTTGAATCGATTCATATCGAACAACGATGTGATCAGAGAGAACATGGCCCCCTTCCCAATATACACAGCAATGCTGTGTATTATGTGGAAAGACTTTGACGGCGAACGCCGTAAGGCAATGTCCAAACTACAAACTTTCTCTCAGCTGATCGATGAGATGGTCCAATTTTTGgtttatcatcatctttttaagCACGGTACGTCTGCAGGTGATATCGGCAGAGAATTGGATTCGAAACGTAGGGAGATTGTATGCCATCTGTGTGATATAGGTTGTCTTGCATTGCGGGGACTCCATGAGAGGAGACTGGTGTTCACCGAACAGGAGTTCCAGCGCTGGCCAGGAACTCTGAAAACAGGTTGCAAAGTCGGAGTGCTCACTAAGCAAATCCAAACCCCTTCAATGAAAGagagacaccgttctcatttTGCAGTCACATATGTGCAGTTCCCTCATAAGCTCTTTCAGGAGTATCTATCAGGGAAGTATTTGGCATCTCTCCACAATTTAGACAGGAGCGAGTACGACAAGTTGATGATGGGTATCATCGGAAGAGCAAGAGAATTCCAAGAGCTTATGTACTTTACCTCAGCCCAGCAGAAGGAGGTCGGATTGGATATCGTGTCTCGGCTCATAGCATGCACAGATAGTGATGTATCAACATGGCTATTTGGGGGTAACGATGATGACTTCATTGTTGATGTAGCATATGAGAGTCAAGACCAAACAGTGGCCAAAGCTGTGGCAGATCATCTATCGACTTCATCCAGCAAGGCATTTAAGATCGGGAAGTTGATGCAGGCGCACACTGTATCAGGACATATCTTTATCATGAATCATCGTGTAGTG GAAAATCTGGAAATTGAAAAGCCGTGTGGACGGAATGCTTCAGAGGACCTGGCTGAATTTATGTGCTCTTCAAACACCCTGAGATCTGTGACGATCACTATGCCTGTCAACCCAGCGGATGGACATATGCATGATGTGTTTTACTCGATGCTTGCTCTTAATGCCACTAATACAAGGGTACGTAGAACGATGATTTCttcttcatatacatgtaacaaataA